One segment of Ziziphus jujuba cultivar Dongzao chromosome 12, ASM3175591v1 DNA contains the following:
- the LOC107429108 gene encoding uncharacterized protein LOC107429108, which produces MYVTRPLSLYRKSPESLLLPPPEGPNSGYLVICDEESETTTCCGLCIDNCIRGLPFPQNKDLTVSYSIGAGKSRRTYYDHVAFIPVLNQPLASNRYYVIRQKGRHKGKACTNSKEDDMGTCCWLPYIQDLKPRPLDPTDINQQVEIIQKNRRGYTAIAQDGFPPLFLRRKYWTVYKRTPRNYQLDEALGLNSSLRASFPDFNFSLSNESSEAMVVGKWYCPFMFVHEEMKFKDQIKMSMFYEMTLEQRWSKIYACENIKNDRKDVVSVDVFVEREEVCVGGRKAVWERRNGIENGVMWFKSCNDMGAEQRVGLSVLIVERMKWEQERVGLVAGGKEKRVRVERREEFGGKGGWSKFGCYLLMERFVLKRIDGSVVLTYDFKHTHEIRGKWE; this is translated from the exons ATGTATGTTACAAGGCCTCTTTCTTTGTACAGAAAGTCTCCTGAGTCTCTGTTGTTGCCACCACCGGAGGGTCCAAATTCAGGTTATCTTGTCATCTGCGACGAAGAATCTGAGACTACGACTTGTTGCGGATTGTGCATCGACAACTGCATTAGGGGTCTTCCATTTCCACAGAACAAGGATCTGACGGTTTCATATTCAATAGGCGCTGGAAAAAGCAGAAGAACTTATTATGACCATGTTGCTTTCATTCCAGTTCTCAATCAGCCACTGGCTTCTAATCGATACTATGTGATCCGACAAAAAGGGAGGCATAAAGG caaAGCATGCACAAATTCAAAAGAAGATGATATGGGAACTTGCTGTTGGCTCCCTTATATCCAAGATCTCAAACCAAGGCCTTTGGATCCAACAGATATTAATCAGCAAGTGGAGATAATTCAAAAGAATCGTCGTGGCTATACAGCTATTGCTCAAGATGGGTTTCCTCCTCTCTTCTTGAGAAGAAAATACTGGACGGTTTACAAGCGCACACCGCGAAATTACCAATTAGATGAAGCACTAGGCCTGAACTCTTCTCTGCGAGCGAGTTTTCCAGATTTCAACTTCTCGTTGTCCAACGAAAGCTCTGAAGCCATGGTTGTTGGAAAATGGTATTGCCCTTTCATGTTTGTGCATGAAGAAATGAAGTTTAAGGACCAGATTAAGATGTCCATGTTCTACGAAATGACACTTGAGCAGAGATGGAGCAAGATCTATGCATGCGAAAATATTAAGAATGACCGGAAAGATGTGGTTTCCGTAGATGTGTTTGTTGAAAGAGAGGAGGTCTGCGTTGGTGGAAGGAAAGCTGTTTGGGAGAGGAGAAATGGTATTGAAAATGGGGTGATGTGGTTTAAGAGTTGTAATGATATGGGAGCAGAACAGAGAGTGGGATTGAGTGTGTTGATTGTTGAGAGAATGAAATGGGAGCAAGAAAGAGTGGGATTGGTTGCTGGAGGTAAGGAAAAACGAGTAAGGGTGGAGAGGAGAGAAGAGTTTGGAGGTAAAGGTGGATGGAGTAAATTTGGTTGCTATTTGTTGATGGAGAGGTTTGTGCTGAAGAGAATTGATGGAAGTGTTGTGTTGACTTATGATTTTAAGCACACCCATGAGATTAGGGGCAAGTGGGaatga